In Salinirussus salinus, the following proteins share a genomic window:
- a CDS encoding anaerobic glycerol-3-phosphate dehydrogenase subunit C → MPETEGVDPTETDLDPTAVFEEGEDFDLRPGADSCYKCSACDVSCPVAEVDDDFPGPKFQGPEQWRLKQNDDRGVDESIMDCSNCMRCDDACPSGVPLSQMHNTARGQYVEEEMSRLSREYLRNRVLANYRFFASLASRFPRLSTAVLNSRPVRWLNEKLLGISGEREFPAFATETFREWWAARGGAAASRERAREARERRGESGTDKKVAYFHGCYANYNTPEVGRALVRTFEHFGYELVVPEQRCSGTPMFANGMLGDARRAADVNVSSMADLVAEGYDAVASCTSCSMSLRQEYPELFDFEGVEEVASHTFEAVEYLRIHEDIRGEVREADVSGELAADFAYHAPCHARNQGLDRQAVELFRELEDVGIEDVGDSCSGISGTYGWKAEKYEKSMAIGAEMFEHMETAEGETGMTECPTCAMQMEHGTGYEVRHPLELLEAALVGDRDGN, encoded by the coding sequence GTGCCGGAGACCGAGGGGGTCGACCCCACCGAGACGGACCTCGACCCCACCGCCGTCTTCGAGGAGGGCGAGGACTTCGACCTCCGGCCGGGCGCGGACTCCTGTTACAAGTGCTCGGCGTGTGACGTGAGCTGTCCGGTCGCGGAGGTCGACGACGACTTCCCCGGGCCGAAGTTCCAGGGCCCCGAGCAGTGGCGGCTCAAGCAGAACGACGACCGCGGGGTCGACGAGTCCATCATGGACTGTTCGAACTGCATGCGGTGTGACGACGCCTGCCCCTCGGGGGTCCCGCTCTCCCAGATGCACAACACTGCCCGCGGGCAGTACGTCGAGGAGGAGATGAGCCGCCTCTCCCGGGAGTACCTCCGCAACCGCGTGCTGGCGAACTACCGCTTTTTCGCCTCGCTGGCCAGTCGGTTCCCCCGGCTCAGTACGGCAGTGCTCAACAGCCGGCCGGTCCGGTGGCTCAACGAGAAACTCCTGGGTATCTCGGGCGAGCGTGAGTTCCCCGCCTTCGCGACCGAGACCTTCCGGGAGTGGTGGGCGGCCCGCGGCGGCGCGGCCGCCTCCCGGGAGCGCGCTCGAGAAGCCCGCGAGCGGCGTGGTGAATCCGGGACCGACAAGAAGGTCGCCTACTTCCACGGCTGCTACGCCAACTACAACACCCCGGAAGTCGGGCGGGCGCTGGTCCGGACCTTCGAGCACTTCGGCTACGAGCTCGTGGTCCCCGAGCAGCGGTGTTCGGGGACGCCGATGTTCGCCAACGGGATGCTGGGCGACGCCCGCCGCGCCGCCGATGTCAACGTCTCCTCGATGGCCGACCTCGTCGCGGAGGGGTACGACGCCGTCGCCTCCTGTACCTCCTGTTCGATGTCGCTGCGCCAGGAGTACCCCGAACTCTTCGACTTCGAGGGGGTCGAGGAGGTGGCCAGCCACACCTTCGAGGCCGTCGAGTACCTCCGGATCCACGAGGACATCCGGGGGGAGGTCCGGGAGGCGGACGTCTCGGGAGAACTCGCCGCCGACTTTGCCTACCACGCCCCCTGTCACGCCCGCAACCAGGGACTGGACCGACAGGCCGTCGAGCTGTTCCGCGAGCTCGAAGACGTAGGCATCGAGGACGTCGGCGACTCCTGTTCGGGCATCTCGGGCACCTACGGCTGGAAGGCCGAGAAGTACGAGAAATCGATGGCGATCGGCGCGGAGATGTTCGAGCACATGGAAACTGCGGAGGGGGAGACCGGAATGACGGAGTGTCCGACCTGCGCGATGCAGATGGAACACGGCACCGGCTACGAGGTCAGACACCCGCTGGAGCTGCTGGAGGCGGCGCTGGTCGGTGATAGGGACGGGAACTGA
- the glpB gene encoding glycerol-3-phosphate dehydrogenase subunit GlpB, whose product MAIDSAVLVVGGGLAGLTSALAAARAGADVRLLSHKRSTLRNASGLVDVLGYAPDGEGPLVDPFGAIPELPDRHPYRTVGVETVREGLALFDDAVPGYRGGHTDRNALVPTHGGTVKPTARYPASAEAGLASDARETLLVGFEALTDFDAAHAAAHLEAAGVPFDVRGVTVRFPGDLRADAGVTRYAALLDGDGVTVDGRSVGARQALAEQVKPHLGEAERAGFPAVLGDDDPAGVREGLADALGADVFEVPMGPPSLPGLRLAERLFDALDAAGASIETGNPVVGYEAEDASGRGSTRVERVFVDKNGADIPYAAEQYILATGGLVGKGLDSDRETVREPVFGCHVPHPEDRYEWFADDAFGDHPFARFGVDTDGDLRPVDARGEPEFGNLRAAGSVLGGYDFAAEKSGSGVSIATGYAAGRAAAEVVA is encoded by the coding sequence ATGGCGATTGACTCGGCGGTGCTGGTGGTCGGCGGCGGGCTGGCGGGCCTGACGAGCGCTCTGGCGGCCGCCCGTGCGGGCGCGGACGTGCGCCTGCTCTCGCATAAGCGCAGCACGCTCCGGAACGCCTCCGGGCTCGTGGACGTGCTCGGCTACGCGCCCGACGGTGAGGGGCCGCTCGTCGACCCCTTCGGAGCCATCCCCGAGTTGCCCGACCGCCACCCCTATCGAACTGTGGGCGTCGAGACAGTTCGCGAGGGGCTCGCACTGTTCGACGATGCCGTCCCCGGTTACCGGGGCGGCCACACCGACCGCAACGCCCTCGTCCCGACTCACGGCGGGACAGTCAAGCCGACCGCCCGCTATCCCGCGAGTGCCGAAGCCGGCCTCGCCAGCGACGCCCGAGAGACGCTGCTTGTCGGGTTCGAGGCGCTGACCGACTTCGACGCCGCCCACGCCGCCGCCCACCTGGAAGCCGCGGGTGTCCCCTTCGACGTCCGGGGCGTCACGGTCCGGTTCCCCGGCGACCTGCGGGCCGACGCGGGCGTCACCCGGTACGCGGCACTCCTCGACGGGGACGGGGTGACCGTCGACGGCCGCTCGGTCGGCGCCCGCCAGGCACTCGCCGAGCAGGTCAAGCCCCATCTCGGAGAGGCCGAACGGGCCGGTTTTCCCGCAGTACTCGGCGACGACGACCCCGCGGGTGTGCGGGAGGGTCTCGCCGACGCGCTCGGGGCCGACGTCTTCGAGGTGCCGATGGGCCCGCCCTCGCTGCCCGGCCTCCGGCTGGCCGAGCGCCTGTTCGACGCGCTCGACGCCGCCGGCGCGAGCATCGAGACGGGCAATCCGGTTGTCGGCTACGAGGCCGAGGACGCCAGCGGGAGAGGCAGCACCCGCGTCGAGCGCGTGTTCGTCGACAAGAACGGCGCCGATATCCCGTACGCCGCCGAACAGTACATCCTCGCCACCGGCGGCCTGGTCGGCAAGGGGCTGGACTCCGACCGCGAGACGGTCCGGGAGCCGGTCTTCGGCTGTCACGTCCCCCATCCGGAGGACCGCTACGAGTGGTTCGCCGACGACGCCTTCGGCGACCATCCCTTCGCTCGCTTCGGGGTCGACACCGACGGCGACCTCCGGCCGGTGGACGCGCGCGGGGAGCCGGAGTTCGGGAACCTCCGGGCCGCCGGGAGCGTCCTCGGGGGCTACGACTTCGCCGCCGAGAAGTCGGGGAGTGGGGTCTCCATCGCGACCGGCTACGCGGCGGGGCGGGCGGCCGCGGAGGTGGTCGCGTGA